Genomic DNA from Chloroflexi bacterium ADurb.Bin180:
CGAGCGCGGCTGCTTCAAGGCCGTCCTGATTCACGGCGGCGGCGGCAAAAGGAACACGACGCGGAGCGCATCTACCGCGACAATCGTCGCACCGTCACTGGTGAGGCCACGAGCGCGATTCAGCGGTTGGTCATCGCGCGGCAGGTGCTGGGAAAGGTGTAGGGAGTGATCGTATCACGCGTTGCGGAAATCACCCGACCCTGCTATAATGCGTTTGGAACAGGTACATGGCTCCCTAACCGGATCGAGGTAGGCACGAATGAAGCGCGAGTTCTATGTGGTGATCGAACGAGACGAGACCGGGCTGTATGTTGGCGAAGTCCCGCAATTGCGCGGATGCTACACCCAGGCGAGGACACTGGATGAGCTGCTGAAGAACATTCAGGAGGTCATCGAGCTGTGCCTGGAGGATTCGCCCGAGACCAGGCCCCTTCCCGAGTTTGTAGGAGTGCAGAAGGTTCTGGTCTGATGCCAGGGCTGCCCGTCGTGCCAGCGAGAGATGTGATCCATCTGCTCGAGCGGATGGGCTTTCAGGTCGTGCGGCAGAGGGGCAGCCACGTTCGGCTGAGGCACCCGGATGGGCGTGTGGTCACGGTTCCAGTGCACTCTGGAGAGGACATTGGTCCCGGTCTGTTGCGCAAGATACTTCGCGACGCCAGAGTGCCCCCGGAAGAACTGTCCGAGTTGTTGCACAAGAGGTAGGTCGGGCCAGCGTTCACCGCTCGCCCTGATCTGCCGAAATACCACCGCAAGGAGGCGGAAGATGAGACTGCGCTCTGGTATTGGCTTCGCGCTCGCTCTCACCCTCTCTCTGTGTCTGGGCGCAATGCCCGCGGCGGCTCAGCCGCCCCCTGGTCCTGCGTTGTCTTCTCCGGTAGTCGAAGCCT
This window encodes:
- a CDS encoding YcfA-like protein, translating into MPGLPVVPARDVIHLLERMGFQVVRQRGSHVRLRHPDGRVVTVPVHSGEDIGPGLLRKILRDARVPPEELSELLHKR